Below is a genomic region from Garciella nitratireducens DSM 15102.
TTAATAAATCTCATGCCGCTGCCTATGCTGTTGTTGCTTATCAAACTGCTTGGTTAAAATGTTATTATCCAGCAGAGTTTATGGCGGCTTTATTAACAAGTGTTATGGGTAATAGCAATAAGGTAGCAAAATACATTCAAAATTGTAAAAAAATGGGGATTTCTATTTTGCCTCCTGATGTAAATGAAAGTTTTGCTAAATTTACTGTAGTAAATGGAAAGATTCGTTTTGGATTAGCAGCGGTGAAAAATGTTGGAGAGAATGCAATTCAATCCATTATAGATGCGAGAGAAAGAAAAGGAAAATTTACTAGTTTTATGGATTTTTGTGAAAAGATGGATTTTAAAGATTTAAATAAAAGAGCTTTGGAAAGTTTAATAAAATGTGGTGCTTTTGATTCTTTAGGAAATTATCGATCTCAATTAATTAGTGTATATGATAAAATATTAGAAGGAATTATTCAAAATCGAAGAAAAAATATTCATGGACAAGTTTCTCTTTTTGATTCTATGGATGATAAAGAGCAACAAAAGGTAAAATTAGATATTTTGCCTAAGATACCTGAGTATGATAGTAGAACAAAATTATCTATGGAAAAAGAGATGGTAGGTTTTTACATTACAGGACATCCTCTTTCAGAATATGAAGATATTTTAAGAAAAAAGGTTTCTATCACAAGTGATAAGCTTCATGAAATGTTAGAAGAAGGAAATTCTAGATTGAGAGATGGACACAAGGTAATAATAGGAGGAATGGTAGCTCAAAGAAAAAAAAAGATCACTAAGAATAATCATATGATGGCTTTTCTTACTCTAGAGGATTTATTTGGTACGATGGAAGTCATTGTGTTTCCCAAAATTTATAAGCGTTTTTCTCATTTATTAGAAGAAGAAAATATTGTATTTGTACAGGGAAAATTAAATATTAAAGAAGAAGAGGAGGCAGTTATTATTGCAGAAAAAATTTTCCCTCTTATAAATGTTAATATGAAAAAATTATATATTAAGATTTCCAAAGATTTAGATTATAAAGTATTTGAAGAAAGCATAAAACCTATTCTTCAAAGGTATTCTGGGGATATCCCTGTGATTGTGTATTTTGAATCAAACAAACAAAAGACAGTGGCTGATAGAAAATTATGGGTTAAACCAGAGGAAAAATTGATTCAATTATTACAAAAAAAATTAGGAAAAGAGTATGTAAAAATTTGTTAATTTTAAATTTTTTTAAATAATCTAACTTTTTAAGAATTTTAGTTGAAAATAAATGAAAAATCCACTAAAATGAGAAAATAGGAAATTTTAAAGGAGGACTCGTCCAAATGTGGACAGTGATTGATATCGTAACTAGTGAAAAAAAGGCCCAGAGTGCACAAGAGAAACTAATGATGGAAGGATTTTTAGTGAAAATCCTTCCTTTAAGACAAAATAAATGTTATCAAATACTTGTTCCTGAAGAAGAGGCAAAAGAGGCTTATCATGTCTTAGTAGAAACTGGACTATCTTAGAATATTTGATAAAATATAATTTTTGAAAGATGTTTATAATAAAAATGATAAATTATCATATATAAGAAGATCCATAAATGATTTATAATAAAGTAAAATCTTCATTTTTTATTTATTAGCATAAGAGGAGGAAAAGATATGAAAAAAATAGCAATATTAACTAGTGGTGGAGATGCTCCAGGAATGAATGCTGCTATTCGAGCGGTTGTAAGAACTGCGATTTATCATCATTTGGATGTAGTAGGAGTAATTAGAGGATATAATGGTTTAATTCAAGGAGATATGAAGCCGATGGATTTGGCTTCTGTTTCTGATATTATTCATAGAGGTGGAACTATATTATACAGTGCTCGTAGTAAAGAATTTAAAACAGAAGAAGGACAAAAAAAAGCTGTGCAGCAATTAAAAAATGCAGGAGTAGATGGATTAGTTGTTATTGGTGGAGATGGGTCTTTCCGAGGAGCTCAGAAATTGAGTCAATTAGGGATAAAAACAATAGGCATACCAGGAACTATCGATAATGACATTTCTTGTACAGATTATACTATAGGGTTTGATACTGTAGTAAATACAGTTTTAGATGCAATCAGTAAGATAAGAGATACTTCTTCTTCTCATGAGAGAACTAATATTATAGAAGTAATGGGAAGAAATTGTGGAGATATTGCTTTATATGCTGGCTTAGCTGGTGGAGCAGAAGCAATTATTGTTCCAGAAAAGGGTTTTGATATTGAAGCAGTTTGTAAAAAGATATTACAAGGAAAAGCAAGAGGAAAACGACATAGTATTGTTTTATTAGCAGAAGGAGAAGGAAATGCTTATGATGTAGGAAAGCATATACAACAAAAAACAGGAATTGAGACTAGAGCTACTATACTAGGGTATATTCAAAGAGGAGGATCTCCAAGCGCTTTTGATAGAATCTTAGCTAGTAAAATGGGCTCCATGGCAGTGGAACTATTATTGGATGATAAGACAAGTAGAGTTATTTGTATTCGAAACAATCATTATGTAGATATCGACATTGACGAAGCTTTATCTATGAAAAAACAATTTAATGATAATTTTTATGAATTATCACAAATACTTTCAATTTAGGAGGTCTAATATGAAAAGGACAAAAATTGTATGTACGTTGGGACCAGCTTCACAAACCAAAGAAGTATTGTCAAAGATGATAGAAAGTGGAATGAATGTAGCGAGATTTAATTTTTCTCATGGATCTCATCAAGAACATAAGATAAAAATGGATTTGGTAAAGAAAGTTTCAATGGAAAAAGGAATTCCAGTAGCCTTACTTTTAGATACCAAAGGCCCTGAAATAAGAATCAAACAATTTATTACGGGGGAAGCTGAGTTAAAAGAAGGGCAAAAATTTACTTTAACAACAAGGGATATTCAAGGAAATGAAAAGGAAGTAGCTGTAACTTATGATAATTTTTCTAATGAATTAAAACCAGGAGATATTGTATTAATTGATGATGGTCTAATTCAGATTAGAGTAGAAAAAATAGAAGGACCGGATGTGATTGGGAGAGTAGAAAATGGAGGTACTTTAAAAAATAATAAAAGTATTAATCTTCCTAATGTAAATATTAATCTTCCAGCAATTACGGAAAAAGATAAGGCAGATATCGAGTTCGGGATTAGAGAAAATATTGATTATATTGCAGCTTCTTTTGTAAGAAAAGCAGAGGATGTTTTGGAAATACGAAGAGTATTAGAAGAAAATCATGCAGAACATATACACATTATTTCTAAAATTGAAAACCGAGAAGGGGTTAATAATATCGATGAAATTCTTGAAGTATCTGATGGAATTATGGTAGCAAGAGGAGATTTAGGTGTAGAGATTCCACCAGAAGAAGTACCTTTAGTACAAAAAATGATTATTGAAAAATGCAACCAAGTAGGGAAACCGGTGATTACAGCAACGCAAATGTTAGATTCTATGATTCGAAACCCAAGACCTACAAGGGCTGAGGTAACCGATGTTGCAAATGCGATATTTGATGGAACAGATGCTATTATGCTTTCTGGAGAAACGGCAGCGGGAAAATATCCAGTAGAAGCAGTTCAGACTATGAGTAAAATTGCAATAAAAATAGAAAACTCTTTAGATTATAAAAAAATGTTAAAAGAATTTTCTACAAGAGAGATTAGTATCACCAATGCCATTAGTCATGCTACTTGTACTACTGCGCAAGAGTTGGGGGCTGCAGCAATTATAACAGCTACCTCTTCTGGATATACTGCTAGAATGGTTTCTAAGTATAGACCTGAAGCACCTATAATTGCCTTTACTCCAGATGAAAGAGTGGTACGTAAGTTGTTATTGATATGGGGTGTGTACCCAATGTTGATCGATCATTTTGAAAATACAGATGAACTTTTTAAATATTCTTGTGAAAAAGCTGTAGAAGAAAAATTAGTACAAAATGGAGATATTGTAGTAATTATAGCTGGGGTACCAGTAGGAATTGCAGGAACTACCAATTTACTTAAAGTAGAAACGATAGGTGAAATATTACTAAAAGGAACAGGAATTGGGAAACAGTCTATAACAGGAAAAATAAAGATTGTAAAAGATGAAAAAGATGTGCGAGATTTTGCACAAGGGGATATATTAGTATCTATATCTACAGATAAGGAATTTATGTCTG
It encodes:
- the pyk gene encoding pyruvate kinase; this translates as MKRTKIVCTLGPASQTKEVLSKMIESGMNVARFNFSHGSHQEHKIKMDLVKKVSMEKGIPVALLLDTKGPEIRIKQFITGEAELKEGQKFTLTTRDIQGNEKEVAVTYDNFSNELKPGDIVLIDDGLIQIRVEKIEGPDVIGRVENGGTLKNNKSINLPNVNINLPAITEKDKADIEFGIRENIDYIAASFVRKAEDVLEIRRVLEENHAEHIHIISKIENREGVNNIDEILEVSDGIMVARGDLGVEIPPEEVPLVQKMIIEKCNQVGKPVITATQMLDSMIRNPRPTRAEVTDVANAIFDGTDAIMLSGETAAGKYPVEAVQTMSKIAIKIENSLDYKKMLKEFSTREISITNAISHATCTTAQELGAAAIITATSSGYTARMVSKYRPEAPIIAFTPDERVVRKLLLIWGVYPMLIDHFENTDELFKYSCEKAVEEKLVQNGDIVVIIAGVPVGIAGTTNLLKVETIGEILLKGTGIGKQSITGKIKIVKDEKDVRDFAQGDILVSISTDKEFMSAIQKASGLIVEQGGLTSHAAIVGLQLGIPVIVGVEGAVNILKDGQTVTIDSATGIVYDGKTRIL
- the pfkA gene encoding 6-phosphofructokinase, yielding MKKIAILTSGGDAPGMNAAIRAVVRTAIYHHLDVVGVIRGYNGLIQGDMKPMDLASVSDIIHRGGTILYSARSKEFKTEEGQKKAVQQLKNAGVDGLVVIGGDGSFRGAQKLSQLGIKTIGIPGTIDNDISCTDYTIGFDTVVNTVLDAISKIRDTSSSHERTNIIEVMGRNCGDIALYAGLAGGAEAIIVPEKGFDIEAVCKKILQGKARGKRHSIVLLAEGEGNAYDVGKHIQQKTGIETRATILGYIQRGGSPSAFDRILASKMGSMAVELLLDDKTSRVICIRNNHYVDIDIDEALSMKKQFNDNFYELSQILSI